Proteins from a genomic interval of Sporomusaceae bacterium:
- a CDS encoding YitT family protein encodes MTKGFRIYAGITLGAVLTAVALNMFLIPNKVAAGGVSGMATVLHYLVGAPVGVTMLALNIPLFLASIKILGAKFGVRTLYGAAILSAAIDLSAPFIPVLTHDLLLSSLYGGVLSGIGMGIVFRFGGTTAGTDLAAAIINKLTRISVGQALLGVDFFVIASAGVAFASAELSLYALISLWLTSHIIDLVQEGPSTAKAFLIVSAAAETVADKIMAEMDRGVTFLQGKGGYTRQARDVLFCVVTASEVVRLKELITSVDPAAFVIVADAHEVMGEGFTRREL; translated from the coding sequence ATGACGAAAGGATTCCGTATTTACGCCGGCATAACGCTCGGCGCGGTCCTCACCGCCGTCGCGCTCAATATGTTCCTCATCCCCAACAAGGTGGCCGCCGGCGGCGTAAGCGGCATGGCCACCGTTCTTCATTACCTCGTCGGCGCCCCCGTCGGCGTCACCATGCTCGCCCTCAACATCCCCCTCTTCCTCGCCAGCATCAAAATCCTCGGCGCCAAATTCGGCGTCAGGACCCTCTACGGCGCCGCCATCCTCTCCGCCGCCATCGACCTCTCCGCCCCCTTCATCCCCGTCCTCACCCACGACCTCCTTTTAAGCTCCCTCTACGGCGGCGTCCTCTCCGGCATCGGCATGGGCATCGTCTTCCGTTTCGGCGGCACCACCGCCGGCACCGACCTCGCCGCCGCCATCATCAACAAACTCACCCGCATCAGCGTCGGCCAGGCCCTCCTGGGCGTAGACTTCTTCGTCATCGCCTCCGCCGGCGTAGCCTTCGCCAGCGCCGAACTCTCCCTCTACGCCCTCATCTCCCTGTGGCTCACCAGCCACATCATCGACCTAGTCCAGGAAGGCCCCAGCACCGCCAAGGCCTTCCTCATCGTCAGCGCCGCCGCCGAAACCGTCGCCGACAAAATAATGGCCGAAATGGACCGCGGCGTCACCTTCCTCCAGGGCAAAGGCGGCTACACCCGCCAGGCGCGCGACGTCCTCTTCTGCGTCGTCACCGCCAGCGAAGTCGTCCGTCTCAAAGAACTAATCACCAGCGTCGATCCGGCCGCGTTTGTCATTGTAGCGGACGCCCACGAAGTAATGGGCGAAGGCTTTACTCGTCGCGAGTTATAG